One genomic window of Cricetulus griseus strain 17A/GY chromosome 3, alternate assembly CriGri-PICRH-1.0, whole genome shotgun sequence includes the following:
- the Tctn3 gene encoding tectonic-3 gives MCTPQLHLLTVLALMLPDAAGPQPSPTQALPTSSALGPETPEVATAAPPPDWSEGPTPWTPPMPENVTTDLLPALPICICDLTPGTCDLNCCCDKDCDLDHPRTVFSFCLPGSVRSSSWVCVDNSLIFRSNSPFPSRVFTDASGITQFCVRVNNSKLNYFQKLQTVNATNFQALAAEFGGPSFTWTSETQPPLPFYRAGHPILTYYPSWSVVSSLRQPAAVGAGGFCAESNPAGFLESKSTTCTRFFRDLASSCTSEPALDAATYYNFTVLKVPRGMTDLQNTKLQVPVTLASQTRPPLLSGNTCQNIVSQVIYEIETNGTSGIQKVSVSFRQTNLTVKPGVSLQQDFIIHFRAFGQRMDAFPTGPRSGNPGYLIGKPLLVLTGDFRHSMTLLQSEGNGMCSVKRHEIQFGVNTVSGCKLRPKEVSCSHLQKEIYQALHGHPKPEHVAIFGNADPAQRGGWSRILSKDCSVSAVNCTSCCYIPVSLEIQVLWAHIGLQSNPQAHVAGTRFLYQCRSVQEHQKGTEISLTTLVSFVDITQKPEPPRDQPRTDWKLPFDFFFPFKVAFSRGASIQKGSASPALILCVFLLGVLNSQTT, from the exons ATGTGCACTCCGCAGCTGCACCTGCTGACCGTGCTGGCCCTGATGCTTCCTGACGCCGCCGGACCCCAGCCCTCCCCAACCCaggctcttcccacctcctcgGCCCTGGGGCCAGAGACACCCGAAGTGGCGACTGCAGCCCCGCCGCCGGACTGGTCTGAGGGCCCTACTCCCTGGACCCCGCCGATGCCCGAAAACGTGACCACAGACCTCCTCCCAG CCTTGCCGATCTGCATCTGTGACTTGACTCCTGGTACCTGCGATTTAAACTGCTGCTGTGACAAGGACTGCGATCTTGACCATCCCAGAACAgtcttttccttctgccttcctggTAGTGTACG ATCTTCCAGCTGGGTATGTGTCGACAACTCTCTTATCTTCAGGAGCAACTCCCCATTTCCTTCCAGAGTTTTCACGGATGCCAGTGGAATTACACAGTTTTGTGTCCGTGTAAACAACT caAAATTAAACTATTTCCAGAAGCTCCAAACAGTCAATGCAACCAACTTCCAGGCCCTGGCTGCAGAGTTTGGAGGCCCGTCCTTTACTTGGACATCTGAAACCCAACCGCCATTACCATTTTACAGG GCCGGGCATCCCATCCTGACTTACTACCCCAGCTGGTCTGTAGTGAGTTCACTGAGGCAGCCCGCAGCAGTGGGAGCTGGGGGATTTTGTGCTGAGAGCAATCCTGCAG GCTTCCTAGAGAGTAAAAGCACAACCTGCACCCGTTTCTTCAGGGACCTGGCCAGTAGCTGCACCTCGGAGCCAGCCCTGGACGCTGCCACTTACTATAACTTCACAGTCTTAAAG GTTCCAAGAGGTATGACTGATCTTCAGAATACAAAG CTCCAGGTTCCTGTAACACTTGCCTCACAAACCCGTCCTCCTCTATTGTCTGGAAACACATGTCAGAATATAGTTTCCCAG gTCATCTATGAGATAGAGACCAATGGGACCTCTGGGATCCAGAAAGTCTCTGTCAGCTTTAGACAGACCAACCTGACTGTCAAGCCAGGTGTTTCCTTACAGCAAGACTTCATCATTCACTTCAGG GCTTTTGGACAGCGCATGGATGCTTTTCCTACTGGTCCTAGAAGTGGGAATCCTGGCTACCTCATCGGGAAGCCACTTTTGGTGCTAACTGGTGATTTCCGTCACTCG ATGACCCTGTTGCAGAGCGAGGGTAATGGAATGTGCTCTGTTAAGAGACATGAAATACAGTTTGGAGTGAATACAGTATCTGGCTGCAAGTTGAG ACCCAAAGAGGTGAGCTGCAGCCATTTGCAGAAGGAGATTTACCAGGCTCTTCATGGACATCCCAAACCGGAGCACGTTGCCATCTTTGGCAATGCTGACCCAGCCCAGAGAGGAGGGTGGAGCAGGATCCTCAGCAAGGACTGCAGTGTTTCG GCTGTTAACTGCACTTCCTGCTGTTACATACCAGTTTCCCTGGAGATCCAGGTGTTGTGGGCACATATAGGACTCCAGTCCAACCCACAAGCTCACGTGGCAGGAACCCGGTTCTTGTACCAATGCAGGTCTGTACAG GAGCACCAGAAGGGAACAGAAATATCTTTGACAACTCTTGTGAGCTTTGTGGACATCACTCAGAAGCCAGAGCCACCAAGGGATCAACCTAGAACGGACTGGAAACTACcatttgatttcttctttcctttcaaagTGGCGTTTAGCAGAGGGGCCAGCATTCAGAAGGGCTCAGCCTCTCCTGCACTCATCCTGTGTGTCTTCCTACTTGGAGTTCTCAACTCACAGACTACGTGA
- the LOC103164176 gene encoding uncharacterized protein LOC103164176, with the protein MAAGVMLIPYGDLEESGEVSFEWKTQRQELELLDSFHPFPQAELSRQDVQLPISAPAETENEGSREEQSGLSVRKHERDVKMESEEEAACCCCC; encoded by the exons ATGGCGGCCGGCGTCATGTTGATACCCTATGGGGACCTGGAGGAGTCGGGTGAGGTCTCCTTTGAATGGaagacccagaggcaggaactggaacTACTCGACTCTTTCCATCCATTTCCCCAAG CGGAATTATCACGACAGGATGTGCAGTTACCCATCTCAGCCCCAGCAGAGACGGAGAACGAAGGGTCTAGAGAAGAGCAGAGCGGCCTCTCTGTGAGGAAACATGAGCGTGATGTGAAGATGGAGTCTGAGGAAGAGgcagcctgctgctgctgctgctga